The DNA segment GGCCTCGAACGCTTCGTACGTGACGTCGTAGCGTCGCCGGAGCTCGTCCGACGGCTCGCCGCGGACGAAGGTCCGGGTCATGTCGCCGAAGTAGCCCGTCTCCTTGTCGCGCGGGAAGATGTCGATCACGATCGACTCGCCCGCTTTCAGCGGGCCGCTCCCGCGGTCGTGTGGGTCCGCGGCGTCGGCGCCGCAGGCGACGATCGTCTCGTCTAACGCGCAGCCCTCGCGCAGGAGCGTGATCTCGATCTCGGTCGTCACGCGCTCGCTCGTCAACGGCTCACCCTCGTAGTAGAGGACGCCGTCGCGCACCGCTGCGCTCGCGATCAACCCTTCGGCGACGGCCATCGCCCGCTGGTTCGCTGCCTGCGTCTCGTGGATGGCGTCGATCTCGGCACCGGTCTTCGTCGCCCGAATCTCGCCGACGACGTCGTCGGTCTCGACGGTGACGTCGATCCCGTGCTCGCGTAACCCGTCGGCCGTCCCGACGGGGCAGTGCTCGGGTACCGCGATCGACGAAACGTCGTGGGTATCGAGAAAGGCCGCGATCGTCCGGAGCGTGCCCTCGCGGGGGCCGTACTCCGAACGGAGTTCCTGCGCGTCGTAGGCTGCCATGTTGGTCACGGTGTCGGCAGCGGCCTCGCTCTCGGCGCGCCCGTACTCGAGGCCGGAGACGAGGAGGTGGACGCCGTCCTCGGTGACGAGCGTCTGGTACGGATCCGGCGCGTCGAACCCGGAGACGTAGCGCTGGTCTGCATC comes from the Halovivax cerinus genome and includes:
- a CDS encoding M24 family metallopeptidase is translated as MGNDLTALADYLATNDLDGYLVDAAGEDADQRYVSGFDAPDPYQTLVTEDGVHLLVSGLEYGRAESEAAADTVTNMAAYDAQELRSEYGPREGTLRTIAAFLDTHDVSSIAVPEHCPVGTADGLREHGIDVTVETDDVVGEIRATKTGAEIDAIHETQAANQRAMAVAEGLIASAAVRDGVLYYEGEPLTSERVTTEIEITLLREGCALDETIVACGADAADPHDRGSGPLKAGESIVIDIFPRDKETGYFGDMTRTFVRGEPSDELRRRYDVTYEAFEAALDAIEPGVTGDEVHEIVCDVIEDAGYATLRSDPETDTGYIHGTGHGVGLDIHEGPRLSFGGEELEPGHVVTVEPGIYDPEVGGVRIEDLVVVTEDGYENLTDYPIDVEPEDRR